A genomic stretch from Candidatus Nitrososphaera gargensis Ga9.2 includes:
- a CDS encoding ABC transporter permease: MAEASMMLPVRQAFLIAYMTGVLWLRRNPMSLVFTAISPFSLLFVLFVISGGQYTDFAVAGSLVMALVGYGLALGQDISFYKTEYKVQDVFVASPVSPLTYMMGLALSELLFGLPALVVLASLVIFFGAPIFSIPLLVATILLIWGSMSAIGFFLSSHMLHMRNATQVISFVNVILAILPPVFYPIDIMPPALQPLAYAMPTTHASLIIQYIIGMDTLPEGWSLGFGFTVLIAYLVGFVALAKTKAIWRES; encoded by the coding sequence ATGGCAGAGGCTAGCATGATGCTGCCTGTAAGGCAGGCGTTTCTCATCGCCTACATGACGGGCGTGCTGTGGCTGCGGAGGAACCCAATGTCACTCGTTTTCACAGCCATAAGCCCATTTTCGCTTCTGTTTGTGCTCTTTGTCATTAGTGGTGGCCAGTACACTGACTTTGCAGTCGCAGGAAGCCTGGTTATGGCGCTCGTGGGCTATGGCCTTGCCCTCGGGCAAGACATCTCTTTCTACAAGACAGAATACAAGGTGCAGGATGTGTTTGTTGCGTCACCTGTGTCGCCGCTGACCTATATGATGGGACTTGCATTATCGGAATTGCTGTTTGGATTGCCCGCGCTAGTCGTACTGGCATCCCTTGTCATATTCTTTGGCGCGCCGATATTTAGCATCCCGCTGCTTGTCGCCACGATCCTGCTTATCTGGGGGTCAATGTCGGCGATAGGATTCTTCCTTTCATCGCATATGCTCCACATGCGGAATGCGACACAGGTCATTTCGTTTGTCAACGTGATACTGGCGATCCTGCCGCCAGTGTTCTACCCAATAGACATCATGCCGCCGGCGCTGCAGCCACTTGCCTATGCTATGCCTACTACCCATGCATCGCTGATAATCCAGTACATCATAGGCATGGATACCTTGCCGGAAGGGTGGTCGCTTGGCTTTGGCTTTACAGTGCTGATTGCCTACTTGGTTGGCTTTGTCGCACTGGCAAAAACTAAAGCTATCTGGAGAGAGAGCTAG
- a CDS encoding ATP-binding protein — MMQNAPRFRWNKDLCCLIHDRESGKTTVALDLAKRVPKTKIIVLNSNFEHAYRDIAYKIVKPKFYTTEILDAFIKYLRQHVNVLGIIDDIDLYKPQYSMQLESLAINGRHQNVGLIIMSRRVVGLPKTFCKCVDLLYCGYTNAKSDLETISEYFDAKVAQVVPTLPRKYKFARWSKKDPDNIVIIESGKSL, encoded by the coding sequence ATGATGCAAAACGCTCCTAGATTCAGATGGAATAAAGACCTCTGTTGTCTGATTCATGACAGAGAGAGCGGAAAAACTACTGTTGCATTAGACCTAGCAAAGAGAGTGCCAAAAACAAAGATAATCGTGCTCAATTCCAACTTTGAGCACGCATACAGGGACATTGCTTACAAAATTGTCAAACCAAAATTCTATACTACGGAAATTCTTGATGCATTTATCAAGTATCTCCGTCAGCATGTCAATGTTCTTGGCATAATTGACGACATAGACCTATACAAACCGCAATACTCTATGCAACTGGAGAGTCTTGCAATCAATGGCAGGCACCAAAACGTAGGACTGATAATAATGTCTAGGAGAGTGGTTGGACTCCCTAAGACATTTTGTAAGTGTGTAGACCTCCTATACTGCGGATATACGAATGCAAAAAGCGACCTAGAGACCATTAGCGAATATTTTGATGCAAAAGTTGCTCAAGTTGTCCCCACACTACCGCGAAAATACAAATTTGCAAGATGGAGTAAAAAAGACCCTGACAATATCGTCATCATAGAGAGTGGTAAATCCCTTTGA